The following are encoded together in the Xiphophorus hellerii strain 12219 chromosome 3, Xiphophorus_hellerii-4.1, whole genome shotgun sequence genome:
- the megf8 gene encoding multiple epidermal growth factor-like domains protein 8 isoform X2, producing MAVPEMASPLPVSVVILVVLLSAESPVCQAGDCKGHRQVLRGLPGFVTDGPGNYSVNGNCEWLIKAPSNGHRIVLNFTFMDTECTYDYLFVYDGDSYQSPLLASLSGNSLPEPIEAKSGKMLIHLFSDANYNLLGFNATYTFSVCPGACGGHGRCDSSTSKCHCHQGWGGASCTAPLCSQACSLNGQCDKKGERCQCNPGFLGHSCQLGLRDDKGPGQWWRVSEGNPNAPPRTGSAGAYLSSTGAMYLFGGFDLNRALGDLIKYNFTSNQWESRSYGHSPVARHSHTAVQYMGNMVVFGGELANGSLASDVWMYRPVQDDWQQLGFSHSRGAPKLANHAAAVVDTYLYIFGGRTEEDMFSSTLYRFGLHGSGRWETVQPTGGKPPASAGHSMVFHSPSRTLLVYGGHRPTTARFSVRVNNTDVFHVDRRFWTSFRSRFPTTGPRERAFHTATVIGNYMVVYGGNVHIHYQEEKCYDEEIFFYHLGCHQWVSSGERWSSNGEAVRGRYSHVAAVMEGRVLLVAGGYSGVARGDLVAYKVPLFVSSDQGDRDAVCAEALDESMCLKNPECSWCEGRCREYQPTNPCGSTGCLGLARFLSDCQSCLVFSGTPASLARAPGEFGWCVQNESCLPVSERSACRVDQISGAYGWWGERTRFLTSLHSCRTENYVPGLHLLTFQHPRNDSQPDKVSILRSTNIILSPTTEMDVALQFKGFIHPLWGGPPPAPPPTETVFIWARIQRLHFEARVASGPNSTQMEVVGRWAAQQEKELKLLVRPDGGRLFSNLTRGNHYLVQAEGYLNNSGSGQTSEMALIWNRTLPGGSEISFLFLEPYRSGSCVGYMSCLACLSDQSCGWCPSLSRCLLRDGPDPEYCPETEMVEGKGDGQRHLLLAPQHCTLCEDYRDCSACTQDPYCEWQINSSKKGDFQCSRRGRLEGSIRDSNGCPKVCNQRNTCSECLSNSSQCAWCESAQACFYFAAYLTKYPYGECRDWYDSVHSVPQCKQCSALNTCTECLKTFQCGWCGDYNNPTIGKCLRGDWAGMDDPSVYNCSVAVAEARAANPEPQTSAPPRPLEMEMEMEILDDEEKDAVWSYPTCPDVEECRLGLHNCHPFATCINTPTSYECHCERGYTGDGTLHCNQTCYNECREGQCSGSPRFECECSLGWTSDPATLVLSGVECDVDCGCNFHSTCITAPGICDECQDWTTGPHCEHCRPGSFGSALAGGGGCVPCECNGHGDPLQGYCHNLTGQCYCTHNTQGPHCESCLPGYYGDPRNNGTCYRQCQGRSVLLSSTSSSTIPLSSSLGWRSGTEGKGGLSHCLWVLSVTEKLGPCKPKQLCPPVALTLHPDSHTYCKNSYVYVFDGLPRFLPNGVVRSDHNLIGAFCGTTRTQPITVEATSGVISVYFEANVSSNKPQGFNASFWVRRCQQSSDEDEEGSAVCAGGAQCQGGLCQCPQGYGGPYCDRPMCPQDCGATEERGVCNISLGVCVCSESWAGSDCSVLRDPNSLIWETLLDTQLTMKQAHRFLHRMGHSLVAGPQGNLWMYGGLSLSDGILGNVYRYSLLEHRWTQMLTSSVDESATPSARYHHAAALLNTYDLDSGSHEGGHSLMLVVGGVTQSGVAMDTWSLNLSSLVWREHKSSVLPPVAGHTLTVRWESSVLLIGGYSPENGFNHHLLEFNPDSGNWTIVPHTGTPPTGLYGHSAVYHEQTDAIYVFGGYRFHVETVEPSGELYSLYYPNLTWSLLVPSQGKKPLSRFFHAAALIKDTMVIVGGRTEAEDYSNSVSLYQINCNTWIHPVSAVGDPVNRSVSLAMTTWGGRLFLSGGFNGVTLGRLLTLTVPSDPCALLPTPEACNTTTGSCVWCRGTCTSSDAAERIGCLLGHSTCSPTPRQPDQCRRLKTCSECLARHPKTFSSPPQSALQCKWCTNCPEGACISSSVSCTSEHDCRINQREIFLSSNCTETSCEASDCPKCTASGKCMWTRQFKRTGETRRILSVNPTYDWTCFSYALLNVSPMQVESSPPLPCPPPCHTLHNCSLCLGSRGSDGGWQHCVWSMALQQCMSPSFVPLRCEAGQCGRLLSGGDSCSPKCSQLTQCSQCIARPQCGWCASGGGNGAGRCLQGGVDGVSEGFCPVRNSTWSFLHCPEEDECANGHHHCNSTQDCHDLPEGYHCTCKQGYILNGVSGQCEPVCAQGCVNGTCVSPGICQCHFGFVGDNCSSECKCNKHSNCTSVDKPDVCLECHNNTQGIHCEKCKPLFVGSAVDGGSCRPCRDFCRGNGMVCLSRDEYNKAIENPHHFPVDAIEKWVTEGPTENTAVCVNCQNNSVGDKCEGCRRGYFLLNGKCEKCQCNGHADTCEPDGSGCPCQNNTETSSCLSSPQNDRKDCYRQQCAKCKDSFNGNPVNGRQCYRQFNVDSEFCFDPTSQTNCFHDPTIRNLPKDRTVFFAAQPKFTNVDIRVTIDVTFGEVEVYVSNSHDTFIVDVDRYTGIHTIKIEDESASRGTAAGADKDSPPSPIKVFANASSNLGGPVLSHNPLQLQAKPPGVEREIREERAEGLISYITVWKPQTVLIVRGVRDRVVITFPHEVHSLKSSRFYIALRGVGTDDRQGESQGLLFVRQDQAHIDLFVFFSVFFSCFFLFLSVCVLLWKVKQFLDFRREQRRHIQEMTKMASRPFAKLTIYLEPEEPQLIYLPTAGGGVGGSTVSIAHARTGKLSGVVVGQRGRAGPVYKHDPGSGPTAHHHHHHHHLTLSGGGNSGQHLPLHYLNTHHYASTTAGTQSSHHHHPSTYSGYQQFCRSDPFLSQLMGFSYSSFKVGPITLEPTEDGMAGVATVLFQLPGGVLAPNRACLGSALVTLRQNLQEYCGHGSGGGHPGAGAGRKGLHQHLTTMAM from the exons Atg GCAGTGCCAGAGATGGCCTCCCCTCTCCCTGTCTCCGTTGTCATTCTGGTGGTCCTCCTGTCAGCTGAGTCACCTGTGTGCCAGGCAGGGGACTGCAAGGGCCACAGGCAGGTGCTGAGGGGGCTTCCCGGTTTTGTGACTGATGGACCCGGAAACTACTCTGTTAATGGGAACTGCGAGTGGCTTATCAAAG CTCCCAGCAACGGTCATCGAATTGTGTTAAATTTCACCTTTATGGACACAGAATGTACCTACGACTATCTGTTTGTGTATGATGGCGACTCCTACCAAAGCCCACTTCTTGCCAGTCTGAGTGGAAACTCTTTGCCTGAACCCATTGAGGCCAAGTCTGGCAAG atgCTTATTCACCTCTTCAGTGATGCTAATTACAACCTCTTGGGCTTCAATGCAACATACACCTTCTCTGTTTGTCCTGGAGCTTGTGGCGGCCATGGGCGCTGTGATTCCTCTACATCCAAGTGCCACTGTCACCAGGGTTGGGGCGGAGCATCATGTACAGCTCCTCTGTGTTCCCAGGCTTGTTCTTTGAATGGACAATGTGACAAG AAAGGAGAGCGTTGTCAGTGTAACCCTGGCTTCCTTGGCCACAGCTGTCAGCTTGGTCTCCGTGACGATAAGGGGCCGGGACAGTGGTGGCGTGTGAGTGAGGGAAACCCTAACGCACCTCCGAGGACAGGCTCTGCTGGCGCGTACCTGTCCTCTACTGGAGCCATGTATTTGTTTGGAG GATTTGATCTGAACAGAGCTCTTGGTGACTTGATCAAGTACAATTTCACTTCCAACCAATGGGAAAGCAGATCTTATGGTCATTCCCct GTGGCACGTCACTCCCACACTGCTGTACAGTACATGGGTAATATGGTTGTCTTTGGAGGAGAGCTAGCTAATGGATCCCTGGCCAGTGACGTTTGGATGTACCGGCCTGTCCAGGATGATTGGCAACAGCTCGGTTTCTCCCACTCACGCGGTGCTCCCAAACTGGCCAATCATGCTGCAGCGGTCGTTGATACCTATCTCTACATTTTTGGAG GTCGCACTGAGGAGGACATGTTTTCCTCGACTCTGTATCGCTTCGGTTTGCACGGTTCTGGACGATGGGAAACGGTTCAGCCCACCGGTGGGAAACCCCCTGCCTCTGCTGGCCACTCTATGGTGTTCCACAGCCCATCCAGGACTTTGTTGGTCTACGGAGGCCACAGGCCTACTACTGCAAG GTTCAGCGTGCGGGTCAATAACACCGACGTTTTCCACGTGGACAGGCGGTTTTGGACATCCTTCCGTTCCCGTTTTCCAACCACTGGGCCCAGAGAGAGAGCTTTCCACACTGCCACTGTCATTGGAAACTACATGGTGGTCTATG GTGGAAATGTGCATATTCATTACCAGGAAGAGAAATGTTATGATGAGGAAATCTTTTTCTATCATTTGGGCTGCCACCAGTGGGTGTCTTCTGGGGAGAGATGGTCATCCA ATGGTGAAGCTGTGAGGGGGCGGTATTCACATGTTGCAGCGGTGATGGAAGGACGTGTGCTGCTGGTTGCTGGTGGTTACAGCGGTGTTGCCCGGGGAGATCTTGTGGCTTATAAAGTACCGCTGTTTGTTAGTAGTGATCAAGGAGACAGG GATGCTGTTTGTGCTGAGGCGCTTGATGAAAGTATGTGCCTGAAGAACCCAGAGTGCAGCTGGTGTGAAGGCCGCTGTCGAGAGTATCAGCCCACCAATCCG TGTGGCAGCACTGGGTGCTTGGGCCTGGCTCGCTTCCTGTCCGACTGCCAGTCCTGCCTGGTGTTCAGCGGCACGCCGGCGTCTCTTGCGCGAGCCCCCGGAGAATTTGGCTGGTGTGTTCAGAACGAGTCCTGCCTGCCAGTGTCAG AGCGAAGTGCGTGCCGTGTGGACCAGATCTCAGGGGCGTACGGCTGGTGGGGGGAGCGTACCCGTTTCCTAACCTCCCTCCACTCCTGTCGCACCGAGAACTATGTCCCGGGACTGCACCTGCTCACCTTCCAGCACCCCCGCAACGACTCCCAGCCTGACAAG GTATCCATCCTCCGCAGCACCAACATCATTCTTAGCCCCACCACAGAAATGGATGTGGCCCTACAGTTCAAGGGCTTCATCCACCCCCTCTGGGGAGGGCCTCCACCTGCACCTCCTCCCACAGAGACCGTCTTCATATGGGCTCGCATCCAGAGGCTCCACTTTGAGGCCCGAGTGGCATCAGGACCCAACTCCACCCAAATG GAGGTGGTGGGTCGCTGGGCAGCCCAGCAGGAGAAGGAGCTGAAGCTGCTGGTCCGACCAGATGGAGGTAGACTCTTCTCCAACCTGACCAGGGGGAACCATTACCTCGTTCAGGCCGAAGGCTACCTTAACAACTCTGGCTCTGGACAGACGAGTGAGATGGCCCTGATCTGGAACAGAACATTGCCTGGAGGGAGT GAGATTTCCTTCCTGTTCCTGGAGCCGTACCGTTCTGGTTCCTGCGTGGGTTACATGTCCTGCCTGGCCTGCCTGTCTGATCAGTCGTGTGGCTGGTGTCCGTCTCTGTCCCGCTGCCTGTTGCGAGACGGCCCAGACCCGGAATACTGTCCTGAGACAGAAATGGTTGAAGGCAAAGGAGATGGTCAGCGCCATCTGCTGTTGGCACCACAGCACTGCACCCTGTGTGAGGATTACAGAGATTGCTCTGCATGTACTCAG GACCCTTACTGTGAGTGGCAGATTAACTCCAGCAAGAAAGGCGACTTTCAGTGCAGCCGCAGAGGAAGGTTGGAGGGATCCATCCGTGACTCAAACGGGTGCCCTAAAGTCTGCAACCA GAGAAATACATGCAGTGAATGTCTGTCCAACTCCAGTCAGTGTGCATGGTGTGAATCTGCCCAAGCTTGCTTCTACTTTGCTGCCTACCTCACAAAATATCCCTATGGAGAGTGCAGGGACTGGTATGACAG TGTCCATTCGGTTCCTCAGTGTAAGCAGTGTTCAGCTTTAAACACGTGCACAGAGTgcctgaaaacatttcagtgtggCTGGTGTGGTGACTACAACAATCCCACAATTGGAAA GTGTTTGAGGGGAGACTGGGCAGGAATGGATGATCCATCTGTGTATAACTGCAGTGTGGCTGTGGCTGAAGCTCGAGCTGCAAA ccctgaACCTCAAACTTCAGCCCCACCCAGGCCCCTGGAAATGGAAATGGAGATGGAGATCTTAGATGATGAGGAGAAAGATGCAGTCTGGTCTTACCCCACATGTCCTGATGTGGAGGAATGCAGGCTGGGCCTCCACAACTGTCATCCCTTTGCCACGTGTATCAACACTCCCACCTCGTACGAGTGTCACTGTGAGAGAGGATACACCGGCGATGGCACGCTGCACTGCAACCAGAC CTGTTATAATGAATGCCGTGAGGGCCAGTGTAGCGGCAGCCCACGGTTTGAGTGTGAATGTTCTCTGGGCTGGACGTCCGACCCCGCCACGCTGGTTCTGAGTGGCGTTGAATGCGACGTAGACTGTGGCTGCAACTTCCACTCCACCTGTATCACTGCCCCTGGGATCTGTGATGAATGCCAGG ACTGGACTACAGGCCCTCACTGTGAACACTGCCGTCCGGGGAGCTTCGGCTCCGCCCTGGCTGGAGGTGGCGGCTGCGTTCCTTGTGAGTGTAATGGACATGGCGACCCGCTCCAGGGTTACTGTCACAACCTGACAGGCCAGTGCTACTGCACCCACAACACTCAGGGGCCACACTGCGAGTCTTGCCTTCCTGGTTACTATGGAGACCCTAG GAACAACGGCACATGTTACCGTCAGTGCCAGGGCCGCTCCGTCCTGCtgtcctccacctcttcctcaACCATCCCCTTGTCTTCGTCTTTGGGATGGCGGAGTGGCACAGAAGGGAAAGGAGGACTTTCTCACTGTCTTTGGGTCTTATCTGTCACTGAGAAGCTTGGACCTTGCAAGCCCAAACAGCTCTGCCCCCCAGTAGCGCTCACGTTACACCCAGACTCCCACACTTACTGTAAA aaTTCTTACGTTTACGTGTTTGATGGCCTCCCTCGTTTTCTGCCCAATGGAGTCGTGCGTTCTGATCACAACCTTATTGGAGCGTTTTGCGGAACAACAAGGACTCAGCCAATCACAGTCGAGGCCACCTCAG GTGTGATCTCAGTCTACTTTGAAGCCAACGTCTCTTCAAACAAACCTCAAGGCTTCAACGCGTCTTTCTGGGTGCGACGTTGTCAGCAGAGCTCTGATGAGGACGAAGAGGGGTCCGCTGTGTGTGCAGGTGGAGCCCAGTGTCAGGGTGGGCTCTGCCAGTGTCCTCAAGGATATGGGGGGCCGTACTGTGACCGACCCATGTGCCCCCAGGATTGTGGAGCAACAGAAGAAAGAGGAGTTTGTAATATA tCTCTGggagtttgtgtgtgttctgAAAGCTGGGCCGGCTCTGACTGCTCAGTTCTGCGGGACCCCAACAGCTTGATTTGGGAGACTCTGTTGGACACACAACTGACGATG AAACAGGCCCATAGGTTCCTGCACAGGATGGGACATTCTTTGGTAGCTGGACCTCAGGGCAACCTGTGGATGTACGGGGGGCTTTCTCTGTCAGACGGCATTCTTGGAAATGTGTACAG ATATTCTTTGTTGGAGCACCGTTGGACCCAGATGTTGACCAGTTCTGTAGATGAATCGGCGACTCCCAGCGCTCGCTATCATCATGCTGCTGCGCTGCTGAACACTTATGATCTGGACTCTGGAAGCCACGAGGGAGGTCACAGCCTAATGTTAGTGGTCGGCGGTGTCACTCAAAGTGGTGTTGCCATGGATACCTGGAGTCTCAATCTCAGCAGCTTGGTCTGGAGAGAACACAAG AGCTCAGTGCTGCCCCCGGTGGCTGGTCACACTTTAACTGTACGTTGGGAATCCTCGGTTCTCCTGATCGGAGGCTACTCTCCTGAAAACGGTTTCAACCATCATCTGTTGGAGTTCAACCCTGATTCAGGGAACTGGACAATTGTCCCCCACACCGGAACGCCACCTACAG GTTTATATGGCCACTCAGCTGTGTATCATGAGCAGACTGATGCTATCTACGTGTTTGGAGGCTATCGCTTTCATGTGGAGACAGTGGAGCCGTCAGGCGAGCTCTACAGCCTGTATTATCCCAACCTGACCTGGTCTCTCCTGGTTCCCTCACAGGGGAAAAAG CCCCTGTCCCGTTTTTTCCACGCTGCTGCTCTGATCAAAGACACTATGGTGATTGTAGGTGGGAGGACAGAAGCAGAAGACTACAGTAACTCTGTGTCTCTGTACCAGATCAACTGCAACACCTGGATACATCCTG TTTCAGCTGTAGGAGACCCAGTCAATCGCTCTGTGTCTCTTGCGATGACAACCTGGGGCGGTCGTCTTTTCCTATCCGGTGGCTTTAATGGTGTCACACTGGGTAGACTCCTAACTCTGACTGTGCCCTCTGACCCCTGTGCCCTCCTGCCCACACCAGAGGCCTGCAACACCACCACAGGCAGCTGTGTGTGGTGTAGGGGTACCTGCACTTCTTCTGATGCTGCCGAGAG AATTGGCTGCCTGTTGGGACATTCCACCTGCTCCCCGACTCCTCGTCAGCCAGATCAGTGCCGCAGACTTAAGACCTGTAGCGAATGCCTTGCTCGGCATCCCAAGACGTTTTCCAGTCCGCCTCAG tctGCTTTACAGTGTAAGTGGTGCACAAACTGTCCAGAAGGGGCTTGCATCAGTAGCTCTGTCAGCTGTACATCGGAACATGACTGTCGCATCAACCAGAGAGAGATTTTCTTGTCCAGCAACTGCACTGAGACCAGCTGCGAGGCTTCAGACTGCCCCAAGTGTACGGCTTCTGGAAAATGCATGTGGACTCGCCAGTTCAAACGCACAG GCGAAACAAGACGAATCCTAAGTGTGAACCCCACTTACGACTGGACGTGTTTCAGCTATGCGCTGCTCAACGTCTCCCCCATGCAGGTGGAGTCGTCTCCGCCTCTCCCATGCCCTCCTCCATGTCACACTCTGCATAACTGCAGCCTCTGTCTGGGCTCTAGGGGCTCTGATGGGGGCTGGCAGCACTGTGTGTGGAGTATGGCTCTGCAGCAG TGCATGAGTCCATCTTTTGTGCCTCTTCGTTGTGAAGCGGGCCAGTGTGGCCGGCTTCTCTCTGGGGGAGACTCCTGCTCTCCAAAGTGCTCCCAGCTCacccagtgctcccagtgcaTCGCCAGGCCTCAATGTGGCTGGTGTGCTTCTGGGGGAGGCAATGGAGCTGGGCGCTGCTTACAGGGAGGAGTTGATG GTGTGAGTGAGGGCTTTTGCCCTGTGAGAAACAGCACTTGGTCTTTCCTGCATTGTCCAGAGGAGGATGAGTGTGCCAACGGTCATCACCATTGCAACAGCACTCAGGACTGCCATGACTTACCTGAGGGCTACCACTGCACATGCAAGCAGGGTTACATACTTAATGG tgtttctggtCAGTGTGAGCCGGTGTGCGCACAGGGCTGCGTTAACGGGACCTGCGTGTCCCCGGGCATTTGCCAGTGCCACTTTGGCTTTGTTGGAGATAACTGTTCTTCTGAGTGCAAATGCAACAAGCACAGCAACTGCACCAGTGTTGACAAACCCGATGTTTGTCTGGAGTGTCACAATAACACCCAA GGTATTCACTGCGAGAAATGCAAGCCTCTGTTTGTAGGCTCTGCAGTAGATGGCGGCAGCTGTCGTCCATGTCGGGACTTTTGCCGGGGAAACGGCATGGTATGTCTGTCCCGGGATGAATATAATAAGGCCATTGAGAACCCTCATCACTTCCCTGTAGACGCCATTGAG AAATGGGTGACTGAAGGTCCCACAGAAAATACTGCGGTGTGTGTGAATTGCCAAAACAACAGTGTTGGGGACAAGTGTGAGGGCTGCCGTCGTGGCTACTTCTTACTGAATGGGAAGTGTGAAAA atgtCAGTGTAATGGCCATGCCGACACATGTGAGCCCGATGGCAGCGGTTGCCCATGCCAAAACAACACAGAGACCTCGTCCTGCCTGAGCAGCCCTCAGAATGATCGAAAAGACTGTTACAGGCAACAA TGTGCCAAATGCAAAGACTCCTTCAACGGGAACCCAGTGAACGGGCGCCAGTGCTACCGTCAGTTTAATGTGGACTCAGAGTTCTGCTTTGACCCCACGTCCCAAACAAACTGCTTCCATGACCCCACCATTCGCAACCTGCCCAAGGATCGCACCGTGTTCTTTGCTGCTCAGCCAAAGTTTACAAATGTGGACATCCGGGTCACCATTGATGTTACATTTGGAGAAGTGGAGGTTTATGTCTCCAACTCGCACGACACCTTTATAGTGGACGTGGACCGTTACACGGGGATTCACACTATTAAGATAGAGGACGAATCAGCAAGTCGAGGGACAGCTGCAGGGGCAGATAAGGATTCTCCTCCGTCCCCTATAAAAGTGTTCGCCAACGCCTCGTCCAACCTGGGAGGTCCCGTGCTCTCCCACAATCCCCTGCAGCTGCAAGCCAAACCACCGGGAGTAGAGAGAGAGATCAGAGAGGAGCGAGCCGAGGGACTCATCTCCTACATCACCGTGTGGAAGCCTCAGACGGTGCTGATCGTCCGAGGAGTTCGGGACCGCGTGGTCATCACCTTCCCCCATGAGGTGCACTCCCTGAAATCCAGCCGCTTTTACATCGCTCTCAGAGGTGTGGGAACGGATGATAGACAGGGCGAGTCCCAGGGGCTGCTGTTTGTGCGACAGGACCAGGCTCACATAGACCTCTTCGTCTTCTTCTCCGtcttcttctcctgcttttttctctttctgtctgtgtgcGTCCTGCTGTGGAAGGTCAAGCAGTTCCTGGACTTCCGTCGGGAGCAGCGTCGCCACATTCAGGAGATGACCAAAATGGCTTCCAGACCCTTCGCTAAACTCACCATTTACCTTGAACCGGAGGAGCCTCAGCTCATCTACCTACCTACAGCTGGTGGCGGGGTGGGGGGCAGCACCGTATCGATCGCTCACGCCCGCACGGGCAAGTTAAGCGGCGTGGTGGTGGGTCAGAGAGGCAGAGCGGGACCGGTCTATAAACACGACCCAGGCTCTGGACCCACAgcacaccaccaccaccaccaccatcacctCACCTTGAGTGGGGGAGGCAACAGCGGACAGCATCTACCACTGCACTACTTAAACACCCATCATTACGCCAGCACCACCGCAGGCACCCAGTCCTCCCATCATCACCATCCATCCACATACTCTGGCTACCAGCAGTTCTGCCGCTCTGACCCTTTCCTATCACAGCTCATGGGCTTCTCCTACTCCTCCTTCAAGGTGGGGCCCATAACCCTAGAGCCCACAGAGGACGGCATGGCCGGGGTAGCCACCGTCCTTTTCCAGCTGCCTGGCGGTGTCTTGGCACCAAATCGTGCCTGTTTGGGCTCTGCACTGGTTACCCTGCGCCAGAATCTGCAGGAATACTGCGGCCACGGCAGTGGAGGCGGCCACCCGGGGGCGGGCGCGGGCCGCAAGGGTCTGCATCAGCACCTGACCACCATGGCAATGTAG